A genomic window from Cloacibacillus evryensis DSM 19522 includes:
- a CDS encoding SIMPL domain-containing protein, producing MKHSGKLMAALAAAGLMVLFGAGAALCAEQTRDSISVTGYASQESEPDMAVVSLSLTEYGKTAADTRAALASRIDKLNKYIASLRIAAKDVKTSGYELAPNYEMVREKRVQKGYAASAVFTVTVRNMAGLGAVIDGSAEKCSAMINDVSFGLQNREEIERGLLAAAVEDAKGRAAAVASAGGRRLGALISASIGSAGAAPQPRMMKGFAGDAMNAAAAPATQLSPGVIKVAVSMSLVFELANR from the coding sequence ATGAAACATTCAGGCAAACTTATGGCGGCCCTTGCCGCGGCGGGGCTGATGGTACTTTTCGGAGCGGGGGCGGCGCTCTGTGCGGAACAGACGCGCGACTCGATCTCCGTTACCGGGTACGCGTCGCAGGAGTCCGAGCCGGACATGGCGGTCGTTTCGCTCTCGCTGACGGAATACGGCAAAACTGCCGCGGATACGCGCGCGGCGCTTGCGTCAAGGATAGACAAACTCAATAAATACATCGCGTCGCTGCGCATCGCCGCGAAAGACGTCAAAACGTCCGGCTACGAGCTTGCGCCGAATTACGAGATGGTACGCGAGAAACGCGTGCAGAAGGGCTATGCCGCCTCCGCCGTGTTCACGGTGACGGTGCGGAATATGGCGGGCCTTGGCGCTGTTATTGACGGCAGCGCCGAAAAATGTTCCGCTATGATAAACGACGTATCATTCGGCCTTCAGAACAGGGAAGAGATCGAGCGCGGCCTGCTCGCGGCCGCCGTTGAGGACGCAAAAGGGCGCGCCGCGGCCGTCGCCTCCGCTGGCGGGCGCAGGCTCGGCGCGCTGATCAGCGCGAGTATCGGCTCCGCCGGCGCGGCGCCGCAGCCGCGCATGATGAAGGGGTTTGCGGGCGACGCGATGAACGCTGCCGCGGCGCCCGCGACGCAGCTTTCCCCCGGCGTGATAAAAGTCGCCGTCTCGATGTCGCTCGTATTCGAGCTGGCGAACCGCTGA
- the ftcD gene encoding glutamate formimidoyltransferase — protein sequence MDMAGHHGSHPRQGSVDVVPFVPVRSVEKDEALNIARRYGKFLGGLGVPVYYYEDAATKPSRQNLVDIRKGQYEALPEKMRDEEWRQDEGPFAFIPKSGVTVTGVRFPLVAYNVNLRTDDLEIAKAIAKRMRFSTGGLRFCRAIGLALEDRGLVQVSMNLTNFEKTPIPVVYDLVKSLADSYGVGIADAEFVGPLPLAALEEVIRHSLRVRHFDMNQIIETHLLG from the coding sequence ATCGACATGGCGGGGCACCACGGCAGCCACCCGCGCCAGGGCTCCGTCGACGTAGTCCCCTTCGTTCCCGTGCGCAGCGTGGAAAAAGACGAGGCTCTCAACATCGCCCGGCGCTATGGAAAATTCCTCGGCGGGCTCGGCGTCCCAGTCTATTACTACGAGGATGCCGCCACTAAACCGTCGCGCCAGAACCTTGTCGATATACGCAAGGGGCAATACGAGGCTCTGCCGGAAAAGATGCGGGATGAAGAGTGGCGTCAGGACGAAGGGCCGTTTGCCTTTATTCCAAAATCCGGGGTGACCGTCACCGGCGTCCGCTTCCCGCTTGTCGCGTATAACGTGAACCTGCGCACGGACGACCTCGAAATAGCCAAAGCGATCGCGAAGCGCATGCGGTTTTCGACCGGCGGCCTGCGCTTCTGCCGCGCGATAGGGCTTGCGTTGGAAGACAGAGGGCTGGTGCAGGTCTCGATGAACCTGACCAACTTTGAAAAGACTCCCATCCCCGTAGTATATGACCTCGTCAAGTCGCTCGCCGACAGCTACGGCGTCGGAATCGCCGACGCGGAGTTTGTCGGGCCGCTGCCGTTGGCGGCGCTGGAAGAGGTCATACGCCATTCCCTGAGAGTCCGTCATTTCGATATGAACCAGATAATAGAGACACACCTGCTCGGTTGA
- a CDS encoding M20 family metallopeptidase, translating into MSKEIFGKAQSHITERAGEMAAFSDYLAAHPELSEAEYETSRLMTEKLRAAGFEVEYPYLGLPTAFMAKKKNGADKPVVAVMVEYDALPEIGHACGHNLHGTMALYAGMAVGEAMGDVAGELRVIGTPAEETDGAKIRMAGEGVFDDVDFAVMFHSFAGESFADYRSLGIDGFDFAFTGQTSHSAASPWRGRSAQSGMLLFIDALNMLRIHMHDYCRLAAYITEVKGAVNIIPDRAVCRVEARAPRQDIQRELTAAVLECARGAATATRTEVSWENFEGSFAPMLPNLTAEKLAEETMAEYGVICTNGHPATGSTDVGNVSYRCPAIQPEFAITTRNLDLHTREFAAATTSEEGHEALVRGARIIADICLKVFTDEELRKKIKAEFEAAKK; encoded by the coding sequence ATGTCTAAAGAAATATTCGGTAAGGCACAGAGTCATATAACAGAGAGAGCCGGCGAGATGGCCGCCTTCAGCGACTACCTCGCGGCACACCCTGAACTGTCGGAAGCGGAGTACGAAACGAGCCGCCTGATGACGGAAAAGCTCCGCGCCGCCGGTTTCGAGGTGGAGTACCCATACCTTGGCCTGCCGACCGCGTTCATGGCGAAAAAGAAGAACGGCGCGGATAAACCCGTCGTCGCGGTGATGGTCGAGTATGACGCGCTGCCGGAGATCGGTCACGCCTGCGGCCACAACCTGCACGGCACGATGGCGCTCTACGCTGGTATGGCCGTCGGTGAGGCGATGGGAGACGTCGCCGGCGAACTGCGCGTCATCGGCACGCCGGCGGAGGAGACGGACGGCGCGAAGATACGTATGGCCGGCGAGGGAGTTTTTGACGACGTCGACTTCGCAGTCATGTTCCACTCCTTCGCGGGCGAGAGCTTCGCCGACTATCGTTCGCTCGGCATCGACGGCTTCGACTTCGCCTTCACGGGGCAGACCTCGCACTCCGCCGCCTCCCCGTGGCGCGGCAGGAGCGCGCAGAGCGGGATGCTGCTCTTCATCGACGCGCTGAACATGCTGCGCATCCACATGCACGACTACTGCCGACTCGCCGCCTATATCACGGAGGTCAAGGGCGCGGTGAACATCATCCCCGACCGCGCCGTCTGCCGCGTGGAAGCGCGCGCGCCGAGACAGGACATCCAGAGGGAGCTGACCGCCGCCGTGCTGGAATGCGCGCGCGGCGCGGCGACAGCGACGCGCACCGAGGTCAGTTGGGAAAACTTTGAGGGCAGCTTCGCGCCGATGCTGCCGAACCTCACGGCGGAAAAACTCGCCGAAGAGACAATGGCCGAATACGGCGTCATCTGCACCAACGGACATCCGGCGACCGGCTCCACCGACGTCGGCAACGTCTCCTACCGCTGTCCCGCGATCCAGCCCGAGTTCGCGATCACGACGCGGAACCTCGACCTCCACACGCGGGAATTCGCCGCGGCGACGACATCGGAAGAGGGGCACGAAGCGCTGGTCCGGGGAGCACGCATCATCGCCGACATCTGCCTCAAAGTATTTACGGACGAAGAGCTGAGAAAGAAGATCAAGGCCGAGTTTGAGGCGGCGAAAAAATAA